In Nymphaea colorata isolate Beijing-Zhang1983 chromosome 13, ASM883128v2, whole genome shotgun sequence, one DNA window encodes the following:
- the LOC116267131 gene encoding uncharacterized protein LOC116267131: protein MSVLDSCKQVLKIQKFRRLVSYSVFYCFVATLSYAYTSNTTRAGISRGDQFYASFPAGTELLTDTAKLYKAALGYVFEEEEWGPIEFSVMAKHFDRQGKSPYAYHAQYMAHLLSHGQLDGSGS from the exons ATGTCAGTTCTGGATTCGTGCAAACAAGTTCTCAAGATCCAGAAATTCCGGAGGCTTGTCTCGTATAGTGTATTCTACTGTTTCGTGGCCACTCTAAGCTATGCTTACACAAGTAACAC TACAAGAGCAGGAATTTCCAGAGGCGATCAATTCTATGCTTCTTTTCCTGCTGGAACAGAGCTGCTGACTGACACTGCAAAG CTGTACAAAGCTGCCCTCGGCTACGTGTTTGAAGAGGAGGAATGGGGTCCAATAGAGTTCTCTGTCATGGCGAAACATTTTGATCGACAAGGGAAGTCACCATATGCATATCATGCT cAATACATGGCGCATCTTCTTTCTCATGGACAACTTGATGGAAGTGGTTCATAA